In the Candidatus Brocadiia bacterium genome, one interval contains:
- a CDS encoding thiamine pyrophosphate-binding protein, which translates to MIRIADYIADYVYKLGVKDVFMVSGGGMMFLSDGIVQHPKLKAICNHHEQASAMAAVSYAKYNENFGVAYVTTGCGGTNAITGLLNAWQDNVPCMFISGQSKRSETVRNSGLKLRQFGVQEADIIAIVEPLTKYAVMVNDPYEIKYYLDKATYLAKTGRPGPVWLDIPLDVQSSIIDESKLKKFDAKKLAKKYKEEPTKDEINTISKWLTRAQRPVIIAGQGVRLSKSIDKFRKFIENYRIPVVASRLGINILPSAHPLFIGRIGNKGDRAGNLAVQNADLVIAIGSRLSVSSTGHAYDTFARQAKIAVIDIDPEEHRKKTIKINLFINADAGKFITAMRGQPKPDTQRWAAKCFEWKKKYPVCLPEYASEKKGVNLYYFVDRLSRQLKSDSAVVSDAGSSFYATSQGIQLKNGQRYITSGGQAEMGYTLPAAIGVCVARNKKETIGITGDGSFQMNIQELQTVVHYKLPIKLFVWNNDGYLSIRATQGKFFDKRFIGTDSTSGVSFPSVQKIAAAYGIKYFKVPRSKDLDVVLKKVLAYSKAVICEVMCLRNQEIVPTVASYKKSDGVMISKPLEDMYPFLSRAEFNSEMVIKPIKE; encoded by the coding sequence ATGATAAGAATAGCTGATTATATTGCCGATTACGTTTATAAATTAGGGGTTAAGGACGTATTTATGGTCTCCGGCGGAGGGATGATGTTTCTCTCGGATGGCATTGTGCAACATCCCAAGCTCAAAGCTATTTGCAATCATCATGAACAAGCCTCAGCAATGGCCGCCGTGTCCTACGCTAAATATAACGAAAATTTTGGAGTCGCTTATGTTACGACAGGGTGCGGCGGGACTAACGCTATTACCGGACTTTTGAACGCCTGGCAGGATAATGTGCCTTGCATGTTTATTTCAGGACAATCTAAGCGCAGCGAGACCGTCCGCAATTCCGGCCTGAAATTAAGGCAATTCGGGGTCCAGGAAGCAGACATAATCGCGATAGTTGAGCCTCTGACTAAATATGCGGTTATGGTCAATGACCCATATGAAATAAAATATTACCTGGATAAAGCAACTTATCTTGCCAAAACAGGGCGTCCCGGTCCGGTCTGGCTTGATATACCGCTTGATGTGCAGAGCTCTATTATTGATGAGTCAAAGCTTAAAAAATTTGACGCTAAAAAATTAGCTAAAAAATATAAAGAAGAACCTACCAAAGATGAAATAAATACAATAAGCAAATGGCTTACTCGGGCCCAAAGGCCGGTCATAATAGCGGGGCAGGGTGTTCGCCTGTCAAAATCCATAGATAAGTTCCGGAAATTCATCGAAAATTACCGTATTCCGGTTGTTGCTTCACGGCTGGGGATAAATATCCTGCCCAGCGCGCACCCCTTATTCATAGGGCGCATAGGCAACAAAGGGGATAGGGCCGGAAATCTTGCCGTACAGAATGCAGACCTGGTCATAGCCATCGGCAGCCGGTTAAGCGTAAGTTCTACCGGCCATGCTTATGACACCTTTGCCCGGCAGGCAAAGATAGCCGTGATTGATATTGATCCGGAAGAGCACCGTAAAAAGACTATAAAGATAAATCTATTCATTAATGCCGATGCCGGTAAATTCATAACGGCTATGAGGGGTCAGCCAAAACCAGATACTCAAAGATGGGCGGCTAAATGCTTTGAATGGAAAAAAAAGTATCCGGTTTGTTTGCCTGAATATGCATCAGAAAAAAAAGGCGTAAATCTTTACTATTTTGTTGACCGGCTTTCAAGACAGCTGAAATCCGATTCGGCCGTCGTTTCAGATGCCGGCTCGTCATTTTATGCTACCTCCCAGGGTATCCAGCTGAAAAACGGACAACGGTATATTACATCCGGCGGACAGGCGGAAATGGGATATACCTTGCCGGCGGCCATCGGCGTCTGCGTCGCCAGGAATAAAAAGGAAACTATCGGTATTACCGGGGACGGTTCATTCCAGATGAATATCCAGGAGTTGCAAACCGTAGTGCATTATAAACTTCCCATCAAGCTTTTTGTGTGGAACAATGACGGTTATCTGTCCATAAGGGCGACCCAGGGTAAGTTTTTTGATAAGCGTTTTATCGGAACGGATTCGACTTCCGGCGTGTCATTTCCCAGCGTGCAAAAGATTGCTGCCGCGTACGGCATCAAGTATTTCAAGGTGCCGCGCAGCAAAGACCTTGATGTGGTATTAAAGAAAGTATTAGCCTATTCCAAAGCCGTAATATGCGAGGTTATGTGTTTAAGAAACCAGGAGATTGTGCCTACGGTCGCTTCATATAAAAAATCAGATGGCGTTATGATTTCTAAGCCGCTTGAAGATATGTACCCATTTTTAAGCAGGGCGGAATTTAACAGTGAAATGGTGATAAAACCTATTAAAGAATAA
- a CDS encoding serine protease encodes MVTPQVRRILIYWFLSIAMVGGCVFEPPEGETFVIDLSKEVPVQVGPVNPFEGLYESMLYTTVRIKAGFSCGSGVIINGYIITAAHVVDNESIVTVELFYPEYIEIDATVLVTDTAKDLALIKICNLKSGICNYSATLAPRNYTPYIFTPVYAVGCSLGLKVRPSYGIISIIEPGYCEISAPILPGNSGGPVFALVPSNDGNASTYEVIGISVWVRVYKDQLITTMGGIVPIQEIYDFLEENNICFK; translated from the coding sequence ATGGTTACACCACAAGTGAGAAGGATATTAATTTATTGGTTTTTGTCAATTGCGATGGTCGGCGGGTGCGTCTTTGAGCCGCCTGAAGGCGAGACCTTTGTTATTGACCTGTCTAAGGAGGTTCCGGTGCAGGTTGGGCCGGTTAATCCGTTTGAGGGGCTTTACGAGTCTATGCTCTATACCACCGTCAGGATAAAGGCCGGGTTTTCTTGCGGTTCAGGCGTTATTATTAACGGTTACATAATAACGGCCGCTCACGTGGTTGATAACGAATCGATCGTAACCGTAGAGTTGTTTTACCCCGAATACATTGAGATTGATGCCACGGTATTGGTGACCGATACCGCCAAAGACCTGGCTTTAATTAAAATCTGTAATCTGAAATCTGGAATTTGTAATTATTCCGCTACTCTGGCTCCGCGGAATTATACCCCTTACATATTTACCCCGGTTTATGCCGTTGGATGCTCGCTTGGCTTAAAGGTGCGACCTTCATACGGCATCATCTCAATAATCGAGCCGGGTTATTGCGAAATATCGGCTCCTATTTTACCGGGTAACTCAGGCGGTCCGGTGTTCGCGTTAGTCCCGTCGAATGACGGGAACGCCTCTACCTATGAGGTCATCGGTATTTCTGTTTGGGTCAGGGTTTATAAAGACCAACTTATAACTACTATGGGCGGAATTGTACCTATACAGGAAATCTATGATTTTCTGGAGGAGAACAATATATGTTTCAAATGA
- a CDS encoding GtrA family protein produces MLNHQFIRFLIVGGVNTVFGYSIYALFIYIGLHYTIAALASTILGVLFNFKTTGIFVFKSNRNSLLFKFIGVYAVIYLLNIACLKIFNMLEVNMYLAGAILILPLAVLSFILNKKYVFKEQK; encoded by the coding sequence GTGCTGAACCATCAATTCATACGCTTTCTGATTGTCGGCGGCGTCAATACCGTTTTCGGATATTCCATATACGCATTATTTATTTATATCGGCCTGCATTATACCATCGCCGCTTTGGCATCCACCATTCTGGGCGTGCTCTTCAATTTTAAGACCACCGGCATATTCGTATTCAAAAGCAACCGTAACAGCCTTCTTTTTAAATTCATAGGCGTTTATGCGGTTATTTACCTGTTGAATATAGCTTGCCTTAAAATATTCAATATGTTAGAGGTTAATATGTATTTAGCCGGGGCGATATTGATATTGCCGCTGGCCGTATTGTCATTCATCCTTAATAAAAAATACGTATTCAAGGAGCAGAAATGA
- the rfbH gene encoding lipopolysaccharide biosynthesis protein RfbH, which translates to MNDSGDSVKKQIMSLAGRYYRLVHRKTGAFKPGDRISYAGRVFDEREISALIDSALDFWLTTGKYAAEFEKNLAEFLGVRYCSLVNSGSSANLLAFMALTSPRLGPRRIKRGDEVITVAAGFPTTVVPIIQYGAVPVFVDVSLPSYNVDCSLLEKALSSKTKAVIFAHTLGNPFDITKVKEFCNKHGLWLIEDNCDSLGSRYLYKGKWRYTGTVGHIGTSSFYPPHHMTMGEGGAVYTNDPLLKKLIESFRDWGRDCVCPSGKDNTCRSRFTQKFGELPFGYDHKYVYSHLGYNLKATDMQAAIGCAQLKKLPAFIKDRKNNWQSLKNGLFGLSHKFILPEISRNTDPSWFGFMLTVKEDAGFSREELVNYLEGRNIQTRMLFSGNIIKHPCFDEMRKSKKGYRTIGSLENTDMIMNQSFWLGVYPGMKKGMIEYIIKSIKDFTGE; encoded by the coding sequence ATGAATGATTCCGGAGACAGTGTTAAAAAACAGATAATGAGTTTAGCTGGCCGTTATTACCGGCTGGTCCACAGGAAGACCGGGGCATTCAAGCCTGGTGATCGTATCTCGTATGCCGGGCGTGTCTTTGACGAGCGGGAAATCAGCGCTTTAATCGATTCGGCGCTTGACTTCTGGTTGACCACCGGAAAATACGCCGCCGAATTCGAAAAAAATCTGGCTGAATTCCTGGGTGTTAGGTATTGTTCCTTGGTAAATTCCGGTTCTTCGGCAAATCTGCTGGCCTTTATGGCCCTGACCTCGCCCAGGCTCGGGCCGCGCCGGATAAAAAGAGGTGATGAGGTCATAACCGTGGCGGCCGGGTTCCCGACCACGGTCGTGCCGATAATCCAATATGGCGCCGTGCCTGTGTTTGTTGATGTCAGCCTGCCGTCATACAACGTTGATTGTTCTTTGCTTGAAAAAGCGCTGTCATCTAAAACAAAAGCGGTTATTTTTGCGCATACTTTGGGCAACCCCTTTGACATAACCAAAGTAAAAGAATTCTGCAATAAGCACGGTTTATGGCTGATAGAAGACAACTGCGATTCGTTGGGCTCCAGGTATTTATATAAAGGCAAATGGCGGTATACCGGCACCGTCGGCCATATCGGGACATCAAGCTTTTATCCGCCGCATCATATGACCATGGGGGAAGGCGGGGCGGTTTACACCAATGATCCGTTATTAAAGAAACTGATTGAATCGTTCAGGGATTGGGGGCGTGATTGCGTTTGCCCGTCCGGTAAAGATAACACCTGCCGGAGCAGGTTCACCCAGAAATTCGGGGAACTGCCGTTCGGCTATGACCATAAATATGTCTATTCGCATCTGGGGTATAACCTTAAGGCCACTGATATGCAGGCGGCCATCGGTTGCGCCCAATTGAAGAAGCTTCCTGCTTTCATAAAAGATAGGAAAAATAACTGGCAATCACTTAAGAATGGGTTATTCGGCCTGAGCCATAAATTTATCCTTCCCGAGATATCGCGCAATACGGACCCCAGCTGGTTCGGATTCATGCTAACGGTAAAGGAAGATGCCGGTTTTAGCAGGGAAGAACTGGTCAACTACCTGGAAGGCCGGAATATCCAGACCCGGATGCTTTTTAGCGGTAATATCATAAAACATCCCTGTTTTGACGAGATGCGTAAATCCAAAAAGGGTTACAGAACAATCGGGAGCCTGGAAAATACCGATATGATAATGAACCAGTCATTCTGGCTGGGCGTCTATCCGGGCATGAAAAAAGGGATGATAGAATACATAATAAAGAGCATAAAGGATTTTACCGGGGAATAA
- the rfbG gene encoding CDP-glucose 4,6-dehydratase — translation MTVDNNFWRNKRVFITGHTGFKGSWLCLWLHSLGAKVIGYALNPPTKPSLYDLCRINKLVKSNIADVRDLRSLIKSILSARPEIVIHMAAQPLVRDSYKLPVETYAINIMGTVNLLESVRQCKGVKAIINVTTDKCYENLEVLKGYKENDPLGGYDPYSSSKACSELVTSAYRNSYFNPDKYRAHGVAVATARAGNVIGGGDWARDRLIPDCVNFLLKGKKIIIRNPKAIRPWQYVLEPLAGYLILAQKLYKNGPRYAQAWNFGPDEKDAQPVEWVVKTLCQKWGKDAFYVVDKRQHLHEAGYLKLNCFKARALLGWKPRWNLSYALDKVVQWSLAYKHKANLRNVCLEQIKEYSSGNQKV, via the coding sequence ATGACAGTTGATAATAATTTTTGGCGCAATAAAAGGGTTTTCATAACCGGCCATACCGGCTTCAAAGGTTCCTGGTTATGTCTTTGGCTCCATTCTCTCGGCGCTAAGGTTATCGGTTATGCCTTAAACCCGCCGACAAAGCCAAGCTTGTACGATTTGTGTCGGATAAACAAATTGGTCAAATCTAATATCGCGGATGTCCGTGATTTGCGGTCGTTGATAAAATCCATTTTGTCGGCCCGGCCGGAAATCGTCATACATATGGCGGCCCAGCCGTTGGTGCGCGATTCATATAAACTGCCGGTAGAGACCTATGCCATAAACATTATGGGCACGGTTAATCTCCTTGAGTCCGTCAGGCAATGCAAAGGCGTAAAGGCAATCATAAATGTTACTACCGATAAATGCTATGAGAATCTGGAAGTACTTAAAGGGTATAAGGAAAATGACCCGCTGGGCGGTTATGACCCGTATTCCAGCAGTAAGGCTTGCTCGGAGCTGGTGACATCTGCTTACCGCAATTCTTATTTCAACCCGGATAAATACCGCGCCCACGGAGTTGCTGTGGCCACCGCCCGGGCCGGGAATGTCATCGGAGGCGGCGACTGGGCGCGAGACCGGCTTATTCCGGATTGCGTAAACTTTTTATTAAAAGGAAAAAAAATCATCATAAGGAATCCCAAGGCAATCAGACCGTGGCAGTATGTGCTGGAACCTTTGGCCGGTTACCTTATCCTGGCCCAAAAACTTTACAAAAATGGTCCCCGATACGCCCAGGCATGGAATTTCGGGCCGGACGAAAAAGATGCCCAACCGGTGGAATGGGTTGTTAAAACACTCTGCCAAAAATGGGGTAAAGATGCTTTTTACGTGGTGGACAAGAGACAGCATCTCCACGAAGCCGGTTACCTGAAGCTTAATTGTTTCAAGGCCAGGGCTTTACTGGGCTGGAAACCGCGCTGGAATCTTTCTTACGCCCTGGATAAGGTGGTCCAGTGGTCCTTGGCTTATAAGCACAAGGCAAACCTCAGGAATGTTTGCCTGGAACAGATTAAAGAATATTCCTCAGGTAATCAAAAGGTGTGA
- a CDS encoding pyridoxal phosphate-dependent aminotransferase yields MKLSVSKRSSRLVRSEIRNMSVECEKAGGINMSQGVCNMPLPTAVKKGAVKAMDDGLNYYSRHDGLPELRNAIAAKMKRHNGIYANPETDVVVSAGSTGAFYCACLALLNPGDEVIIFEPYYEYHINTLIAAGAKPVYVKLSPPDWSFDLKDLAKAIGPRTKGIMINTPSNPAGKVFSLAELKDIARLAIKHDFFVFTDEIYEYFVYDGLKHISPGSLSEIKNRTITISGYSKAFSITGWRIGYCVCDSKWAKMIGYINDLVYVCGPTPLQMGVANGIMKLPDSFYQNLCRKYYLKRNEICNILSRIGLTPFAPKGAYYILADVDILPGKTSKDKSMYLLKKTGVATVPGEAFYHSKGGENIVRFCFAKSEQELAEASIRLLKL; encoded by the coding sequence ATGAAGTTGTCAGTAAGCAAGCGTTCATCCAGACTGGTGCGTTCAGAGATCCGCAATATGTCAGTGGAATGCGAAAAAGCGGGTGGCATCAATATGTCGCAGGGCGTATGTAATATGCCCTTGCCAACGGCTGTTAAGAAGGGAGCCGTAAAGGCCATGGATGACGGCTTGAATTATTATAGTCGGCATGACGGTCTGCCTGAATTGCGTAATGCCATCGCGGCCAAGATGAAACGGCATAATGGAATATATGCGAACCCTGAAACAGATGTGGTGGTTTCTGCCGGCTCTACCGGTGCATTTTATTGCGCCTGCCTAGCTTTGCTTAACCCCGGAGACGAAGTCATTATTTTTGAGCCGTATTACGAATACCATATCAATACTTTGATTGCGGCCGGGGCAAAACCGGTTTATGTGAAGTTGTCTCCGCCGGATTGGTCGTTTGACTTGAAAGACCTGGCTAAGGCTATCGGCCCGCGCACCAAGGGCATAATGATAAACACCCCGTCAAATCCGGCCGGTAAGGTTTTTTCTTTGGCCGAATTGAAGGATATAGCCAGATTAGCGATAAAACACGACTTTTTTGTGTTTACCGATGAGATATACGAATATTTTGTTTATGACGGCCTGAAGCACATAAGCCCCGGGTCATTAAGTGAAATAAAAAACCGGACAATTACTATCTCCGGCTATTCCAAGGCATTCAGCATAACCGGATGGCGCATAGGATATTGCGTTTGTGACTCTAAATGGGCTAAGATGATAGGTTATATCAACGATTTGGTCTATGTCTGCGGCCCGACGCCGCTTCAAATGGGCGTGGCTAACGGCATAATGAAATTGCCGGATAGCTTTTACCAGAATCTTTGCCGTAAATACTATTTGAAAAGAAACGAAATCTGCAATATTCTTTCCCGGATAGGCTTAACGCCGTTTGCCCCGAAAGGGGCGTATTACATCCTGGCCGATGTCGATATATTGCCGGGTAAGACCAGCAAGGATAAGTCCATGTATTTGTTGAAAAAAACCGGCGTGGCCACAGTGCCGGGAGAAGCATTTTATCACTCAAAGGGCGGTGAGAATATAGTCAGGTTTTGCTTCGCCAAAAGCGAGCAGGAGTTGGCAGAGGCGAGCATAAGATTGCTCAAGTTATAA
- a CDS encoding glycosyltransferase family 2 protein, protein MKLISIVTPTYNEEENVAEVYKQVKQVFADLKDYQYEHIFIDNASKDKTVEILKGIAQNDKNVKIIVNSRNFEAMRSHYYGLLQSKGDAAISIVADLQDPPSMIPELIKKWESGYKVVIGIIKGRKESFPMVFMRNLYYKILGKLSNTELIKHFTGFGLYDKKVVESLRQINDMYPYLRGIIAEIGFETARIEYVQPARHKGRTTTNLYYLYNLAMVGITSYSKIPLRLATIVGFVLGTISFLTAFTYLVYKIIFWQSFSLGIAPIVIGLFFFASVQLFFLGILGEYIGAIHTQIFKRPLVIEKERINFDI, encoded by the coding sequence ATGAAGCTAATAAGCATCGTTACGCCGACCTATAACGAGGAAGAAAACGTAGCCGAGGTCTATAAACAGGTAAAGCAGGTATTCGCTGATTTAAAAGACTACCAGTACGAGCATATATTCATTGATAATGCGTCCAAGGATAAGACAGTGGAAATATTAAAAGGAATCGCCCAAAACGATAAAAATGTTAAAATCATCGTGAATTCCAGGAATTTTGAGGCCATGAGGTCTCATTATTATGGATTGTTGCAGTCTAAAGGCGATGCGGCCATTTCAATCGTGGCTGATTTGCAAGACCCGCCATCGATGATACCTGAACTTATCAAGAAATGGGAATCGGGCTATAAAGTAGTGATAGGGATAATAAAAGGGCGTAAAGAATCATTCCCCATGGTATTTATGCGCAATTTATACTACAAGATTTTAGGCAAATTATCAAACACAGAGTTGATAAAGCATTTTACCGGTTTTGGCCTGTACGATAAAAAGGTGGTAGAAAGCCTCAGGCAAATCAATGATATGTATCCTTACTTGAGGGGTATTATTGCCGAAATAGGTTTTGAGACCGCCAGAATAGAATACGTCCAGCCGGCGCGCCATAAAGGCCGGACCACTACAAATCTCTATTACTTATATAACCTGGCGATGGTGGGTATAACCAGTTATTCCAAGATACCGTTGAGGCTTGCGACGATAGTGGGTTTTGTCCTGGGTACAATAAGTTTCTTAACGGCTTTTACTTATTTAGTCTATAAAATCATTTTCTGGCAGAGTTTTTCATTAGGTATTGCGCCTATAGTCATCGGATTATTCTTTTTCGCTTCGGTCCAACTGTTCTTCCTTGGTATATTAGGCGAGTATATCGGGGCTATTCATACCCAGATATTCAAAAGGCCTTTGGTTATCGAAAAGGAAAGAATCAATTTCGATATCTAA
- a CDS encoding DegT/DnrJ/EryC1/StrS family aminotransferase translates to MQRKKISFAGPWITQKEIDYVVDAAKNGWYETFDMHTKKLEKAVCDYLGMKHALATHCCTVALHLANASLGLQEGDEVICTDFSWVATSYSIAYTGAKVVFVDIDSDSWCIDPKAIKKAITNKTKAIMLVHTFGYPAQMDEIMAIAKEHNLKVIEDAAPSLGAEFKGQKTGTFGDIACFSFQGAKIAASGEGGVFVTNDDKLYEKACLLASMGRTDSKAVFWSDMLGYQYTIANLTAAIALAQVERINELVAKKRQIFDWYYQRLKDIKGLKIIKEKKDCKSNYCYPSILLQDNISVSRDEVVKRLKELNIHCRPAFPRMSLFPFFGPPRFPNPEAEKVEKRGISLASAANLTEEDVDFVCESLVKIISKK, encoded by the coding sequence ATGCAAAGGAAAAAAATAAGTTTTGCCGGACCGTGGATTACGCAGAAAGAAATAGATTATGTGGTTGATGCCGCCAAGAACGGTTGGTATGAGACATTTGACATGCATACAAAAAAGCTAGAAAAGGCTGTCTGCGATTATTTGGGGATGAAACACGCCTTGGCTACGCATTGCTGTACTGTGGCTCTTCACCTGGCCAACGCATCGCTGGGGCTTCAAGAGGGCGACGAGGTCATCTGCACTGATTTCAGCTGGGTGGCGACATCGTACTCTATCGCTTACACCGGGGCTAAGGTGGTATTCGTCGATATTGACTCTGATTCCTGGTGCATCGATCCTAAAGCCATAAAGAAAGCTATTACCAATAAAACTAAGGCGATAATGCTGGTTCATACATTCGGTTATCCGGCGCAAATGGATGAAATAATGGCCATAGCCAAAGAGCATAACCTGAAAGTTATAGAAGATGCCGCCCCATCATTAGGCGCGGAGTTCAAAGGACAAAAAACAGGGACTTTTGGAGATATTGCCTGTTTCAGCTTTCAGGGGGCTAAAATAGCGGCCAGCGGCGAAGGCGGAGTATTTGTTACGAATGATGATAAACTATATGAAAAAGCTTGCTTGTTGGCTTCGATGGGTCGGACTGACTCAAAGGCCGTTTTTTGGTCAGATATGCTCGGATATCAATATACCATTGCCAACTTGACCGCGGCCATTGCGCTGGCTCAAGTAGAAAGAATCAACGAGCTGGTTGCCAAAAAACGGCAGATATTTGATTGGTATTATCAAAGGTTGAAAGATATAAAAGGTCTCAAAATCATCAAGGAGAAAAAAGACTGCAAAAGCAATTACTGTTATCCGTCCATACTGCTCCAGGATAATATTTCAGTGTCGAGGGATGAGGTTGTCAAGCGACTGAAAGAACTTAACATCCATTGCCGGCCGGCATTCCCAAGAATGAGTTTATTTCCTTTTTTCGGCCCGCCAAGATTTCCCAATCCGGAGGCGGAAAAAGTAGAGAAAAGAGGTATTTCCCTGGCCTCAGCCGCTAATCTGACCGAAGAAGATGTTGATTTTGTATGCGAATCGTTGGTTAAGATAATATCCAAGAAATAG
- a CDS encoding MBL fold metallo-hydrolase: MQIVFLGTNGWYDTNTGNTICTLINTEQFLIVLDAGNGIHKLGRYIDSNNPKPAYLFLSHFHLDHIEGMHTLAKLRFLKKLTILSSVGAKSALGRIIKSPYTIDFSKLPFKVDIFELPKDRPRLPFKISVSRLKHSDMTIGCRIETDSRVISYCPDTGYCPNAVKIAKNADILITECAFRSGQVNPEWPHLNPESAAGIAKESKVAKLYLTHFDASVYTSLKDRKLAQSHAQKVFKQSFVAVDDKIITI; encoded by the coding sequence ATGCAAATCGTTTTTTTAGGGACCAACGGTTGGTATGACACCAATACAGGCAACACCATATGCACTCTTATCAATACCGAACAATTCCTTATCGTTCTGGATGCCGGCAACGGAATTCATAAATTAGGCCGGTACATAGATTCAAATAATCCCAAGCCCGCATACCTTTTTCTGAGCCACTTCCATTTAGACCATATAGAAGGCATGCATACCCTGGCAAAACTGCGGTTTTTAAAAAAACTTACAATATTGAGCTCGGTTGGCGCTAAAAGTGCACTAGGGAGAATTATCAAGTCTCCTTATACCATTGATTTTAGTAAACTGCCGTTTAAGGTTGACATTTTTGAACTGCCGAAAGATCGGCCCAGGCTGCCGTTCAAGATATCCGTCAGCAGGCTCAAGCACTCTGATATGACGATAGGATGCCGGATAGAAACCGATTCCAGGGTTATCAGCTATTGTCCGGATACTGGATATTGTCCAAACGCCGTAAAAATAGCCAAAAACGCCGATATCCTGATAACTGAATGTGCTTTCAGAAGCGGGCAGGTAAACCCCGAATGGCCGCATTTAAACCCGGAATCAGCCGCCGGGATTGCTAAGGAATCCAAAGTCGCGAAATTATATCTGACCCATTTCGACGCCAGCGTTTACACATCGTTAAAAGACCGGAAATTAGCACAATCACACGCACAGAAGGTTTTTAAGCAATCATTTGTTGCAGTAGACGATAAGATTATTACGATATAA
- a CDS encoding GNAT family protein, whose protein sequence is MLERIKKLKYSHFGDDIIKGNLNGCEYDLILMTDECAQDQVLMGLLANWRKQHEMWFPAQFKVTVEGTTKWFQKGVIETPDRLLFVIKVKNKYIGHIGLFRFDYDKNICEIDNIVRGEPGCPGLIGDAIKNMMEWGQKNLNLGNYSLKVMSDNAKALNLYDRLGFMEKGRIPLIRIEKEDRIEWVEAPANYTGAIKRYYVEMLLSLKVK, encoded by the coding sequence ATGCTCGAAAGAATCAAAAAATTAAAATACAGCCATTTCGGTGATGATATTATCAAGGGTAATTTGAATGGCTGCGAATATGACCTTATTCTGATGACTGATGAATGCGCACAAGACCAAGTTTTAATGGGTTTGCTTGCCAACTGGCGGAAACAACATGAAATGTGGTTCCCGGCCCAATTCAAGGTCACGGTAGAAGGCACGACAAAATGGTTTCAAAAAGGTGTGATTGAAACGCCTGATAGGTTGTTGTTTGTAATAAAAGTAAAAAATAAGTACATCGGGCATATAGGTTTATTCAGGTTTGATTATGATAAGAATATATGTGAAATCGATAATATTGTCCGCGGCGAGCCGGGTTGTCCCGGCTTGATTGGCGATGCAATAAAAAACATGATGGAATGGGGGCAAAAGAATTTGAATCTTGGAAATTATTCCCTGAAAGTCATGTCAGACAATGCCAAGGCATTAAACCTTTATGATAGGCTTGGTTTCATGGAAAAAGGACGGATACCTTTGATAAGAATCGAAAAAGAGGATAGAATCGAATGGGTTGAGGCGCCCGCAAATTACACCGGCGCGATAAAACGATATTATGTTGAAATGCTTCTGTCCCTGAAAGTGAAATAA